A single window of Dehalococcoidia bacterium DNA harbors:
- a CDS encoding class I SAM-dependent methyltransferase, translated as MMPTRPTATAGDIRRAMEPAVHAAAVPLTLFSAIARSYDGPAQALSLLQYRRWHRQVQSEIGVEPPARILDMATGTGAIALRLGRQSGMQVVGADVTREMLSSACERALSQGVRLDLLECTAEMIPFRDGVFDAVVFSYLLRYVSDVAWTVRQLADLVRPGGRLVSLEFAVPSGIPYPLWRLYTDLFLPVAGAAFAANWRRVGSFLGPSIRDFYRRWPEDRLVDLWYECGLRDVRVRHLSLGGAMVMSGTRA; from the coding sequence ATGATGCCCACGCGACCGACTGCGACCGCAGGCGATATTAGGCGCGCGATGGAGCCGGCCGTCCACGCGGCCGCGGTACCACTCACACTCTTTTCAGCGATCGCGAGGAGCTACGACGGTCCCGCCCAAGCATTGAGCCTTCTCCAGTACCGCCGCTGGCACCGACAGGTGCAATCCGAGATTGGCGTGGAACCGCCGGCTCGAATTCTGGACATGGCGACCGGGACCGGCGCCATCGCGTTACGTCTCGGTCGCCAGTCAGGAATGCAGGTGGTGGGCGCCGATGTCACAAGGGAGATGCTCTCATCGGCGTGTGAGCGCGCGCTCAGTCAAGGCGTCAGGCTCGATCTCTTGGAGTGCACCGCCGAGATGATCCCCTTCAGAGATGGCGTGTTCGACGCCGTGGTGTTCAGTTATCTCCTGCGCTACGTGTCGGACGTCGCCTGGACGGTCCGCCAGCTCGCTGACCTTGTCCGGCCCGGGGGGAGACTCGTCTCTCTTGAGTTCGCCGTTCCAAGCGGCATACCGTATCCGCTGTGGCGTTTGTACACCGACCTTTTCCTTCCTGTCGCGGGTGCGGCCTTCGCGGCAAACTGGCGACGCGTCGGCTCGTTTCTTGGGCCGAGCATCCGGGACTTCTACCGACGATGGCCCGAGGATCGGCTCGTGGATCTCTGGTACGAGTGCGGTCTGCGCGACGTGCGTGTGCGACATCTCTCGCTCGGTGGAGCAATGGTGATGTCCGGCACGAGGGCGTGA
- a CDS encoding helicase HerA-like domain-containing protein → MPDPMLIARGSQDVRLLPRMANRHGLIAGATGTGKTVTLQVLAEHFSRAGVPVFAADIKGDLSGISRPGTSSARLTERLRTLRIADHEFAGCPTVFWDVFGERGHPARTTISEMGPLLLSRLLNLNDTQEGVITLVFRVADDNGLLLLDLADLRAMLQHVGDNAATYKTQYGNVSPASIGAIQRGLLALEEQGGEHLFGEPSIMLEDLMQTDANGNGVVNLLVADRLLNTPQVYTSFLLWLLSELFEGLPEVGDLDKPKLVFFFDEAHLLFDDAPKALLDRIEQVTRLIRSKGVGVYFVTQNPLDIPHEVLGQLGNRVQHALRAFTPRDQKAVRAAAETFRANPAFKVEDAITQLGVGEALVSVLDDDGAPTIVERALIMPPHGQIGAIDDAQRKQIMASSVIAGHYEKEVDRESAYEMLKTRAAASEAEAARDAAEREQLAEAKRENARAKKAPAAPRRRQSDSMAETVAKSTARSASSQLGRSLTRGILGSLFGKRRS, encoded by the coding sequence ATGCCCGATCCGATGCTGATCGCCCGCGGATCGCAAGACGTGCGCCTGCTGCCCCGCATGGCGAACCGTCACGGGCTGATCGCCGGCGCCACGGGCACCGGCAAGACCGTCACGCTGCAGGTGCTCGCCGAGCACTTCAGCCGGGCCGGCGTGCCGGTGTTCGCGGCCGATATCAAGGGCGACCTCTCCGGCATCAGCCGACCCGGCACATCATCGGCGCGCCTGACCGAGCGCCTGCGAACGCTGCGGATCGCCGACCACGAGTTTGCGGGCTGCCCGACGGTCTTTTGGGACGTGTTCGGCGAACGCGGCCATCCGGCGCGTACCACGATCTCGGAAATGGGGCCGCTGCTGCTCTCGCGGCTCCTCAATCTCAACGACACGCAGGAAGGCGTCATCACGCTCGTCTTCCGCGTCGCCGACGACAACGGACTGCTGCTGCTCGATCTCGCTGATCTGCGGGCGATGCTCCAGCACGTCGGCGACAACGCGGCCACCTACAAGACGCAATACGGGAACGTCTCGCCGGCAAGCATCGGCGCCATTCAGCGCGGCCTGCTCGCGCTCGAAGAGCAGGGCGGCGAGCACCTGTTCGGCGAACCGTCGATCATGCTCGAGGATCTCATGCAGACCGACGCGAACGGCAATGGCGTCGTCAACCTGCTCGTCGCCGACCGTCTGCTCAACACACCGCAGGTCTACACGTCGTTCCTGCTCTGGCTGCTTTCCGAGCTCTTTGAGGGGTTGCCCGAAGTGGGCGATCTCGACAAGCCGAAGCTCGTCTTCTTCTTCGACGAGGCGCACCTGCTCTTCGACGACGCGCCCAAGGCGCTGCTCGACCGCATCGAGCAGGTGACGCGGCTCATCCGGTCCAAGGGCGTCGGCGTATATTTCGTCACGCAAAACCCGCTCGACATCCCTCACGAGGTGTTGGGGCAGCTCGGCAACAGGGTGCAGCACGCGTTGCGCGCCTTCACCCCGCGTGACCAGAAAGCGGTCCGCGCCGCGGCAGAAACGTTTCGCGCCAACCCCGCCTTCAAGGTCGAAGATGCGATCACGCAGCTTGGTGTCGGCGAAGCGCTGGTCTCCGTGCTGGACGACGACGGCGCGCCGACGATCGTCGAACGGGCGCTCATCATGCCGCCGCACGGACAGATCGGCGCCATAGACGATGCACAGCGCAAGCAGATCATGGCATCATCGGTGATCGCGGGCCACTACGAGAAGGAAGTTGATCGCGAGTCGGCTTACGAGATGCTCAAGACGCGCGCGGCAGCGTCGGAGGCGGAGGCCGCTCGCGACGCCGCAGAGCGCGAGCAACTCGCAGAAGCGAAGCGCGAGAACGCACGCGCGAAGAAGGCGCCGGCTGCGCCGCGACGGCGGCAATCGGACAGCATGGCGGAGACGGTCGCAAAAAGTACCGCGCGTTCCGCCAGCAGTCAGCTCGGACGCAGCCTCACGCGCGGCATCCTGGGCTCACTCTTCGGCAAACGCCGCTCGTAG
- a CDS encoding AMP-binding protein, with protein MPNDSRHDSRLLSWIESPSTERGITSVAGRSRHKRRYEDMARDVLALASLLRAQAPPGSRVGLVLGDPYSFAIALFSTWYLGCTAVPIAAPSAFQQRSSYQQYVRPLLEHAAASLTICERETLPLLEHVNGGVFCYPDRLPRSHQLVSGALPTIALLQYTSGSTGTPKAAVITTRSLIAQTGMIRATLELGDDDCVASWLPTHHDLGLVGAWITPIVFQISTMITSPREFVRSPNEWIEAMVNAGGTISGSPPIGYELLLRRLQRSERLDLSRWRVAICGSEPVDPYLLRSATRRLEDFGFKREAFLVGYGMAETTLAVSATPLPERVKVAVLRLDGDEGEALESISSSAFDELEDPESSSRYVTSCGRPLPGVSIQIVDETGVSVECGELGEIVVTSPSVFSGYLDEQVVEKTLRTGDVGFLMDDELYVGLRQGVRTTIFVSIQLSI; from the coding sequence ATGCCGAACGACAGCCGCCACGATTCTCGGCTCCTAAGTTGGATCGAAAGTCCTAGTACCGAGCGGGGCATCACGTCCGTCGCCGGTCGCTCCCGCCATAAACGACGATACGAAGACATGGCCCGGGACGTGCTGGCTTTGGCGTCCTTGCTCAGGGCCCAAGCACCGCCAGGCTCCCGAGTTGGCTTGGTGCTGGGCGATCCCTATTCCTTCGCGATCGCCCTCTTTTCCACCTGGTATCTCGGTTGCACGGCAGTTCCTATCGCCGCGCCGAGCGCTTTTCAGCAACGCAGCTCGTACCAGCAATATGTGCGGCCACTACTTGAACACGCGGCCGCGAGTCTCACTATCTGTGAACGCGAAACACTTCCGTTACTCGAGCATGTTAACGGCGGTGTCTTCTGCTATCCGGATCGTCTTCCGCGCAGCCATCAATTGGTCTCCGGCGCCCTACCAACGATCGCGCTATTGCAATACACCTCGGGCTCGACCGGGACACCCAAGGCGGCGGTTATCACGACGAGAAGCCTGATCGCGCAGACGGGAATGATCCGAGCGACCCTTGAATTGGGCGATGATGATTGCGTCGCGTCCTGGCTTCCGACTCATCACGACTTGGGTCTAGTCGGCGCATGGATTACGCCGATCGTGTTTCAGATCAGCACGATGATCACCAGTCCGCGAGAGTTTGTGCGATCGCCGAACGAGTGGATCGAGGCGATGGTAAACGCCGGCGGCACCATAAGCGGATCCCCTCCGATCGGGTATGAGCTCCTGCTCCGGCGCCTCCAAAGAAGCGAAAGGCTCGATCTCTCAAGATGGAGGGTTGCAATCTGTGGCAGTGAACCCGTCGACCCATATCTCTTGCGGAGCGCCACGCGGCGCTTGGAAGACTTCGGCTTCAAGCGTGAGGCGTTTCTTGTGGGCTATGGCATGGCAGAGACAACGCTCGCGGTGTCGGCGACGCCGTTGCCTGAGCGTGTTAAGGTCGCAGTTCTACGGCTCGATGGCGATGAAGGAGAGGCGCTTGAGTCGATCTCCTCGAGTGCGTTTGATGAGCTAGAAGATCCAGAGTCGTCATCGAGATACGTGACTTCATGTGGCCGGCCATTGCCGGGCGTTTCGATCCAGATAGTTGACGAAACCGGAGTCTCCGTCGAATGCGGTGAGCTGGGCGAAATCGTCGTCACATCACCGAGCGTTTTTAGCGGCTACCTGGATGAACAAGTGGTTGAGAAAACGCTTCGCACAGGAGATGTTGGCTTCTTGATGGACGACGAGCTTTACGTCGGTCTTCGGCAGGGTGTGCGAACAACGATCTTCGTCTCGATTCAGCTTTCGATCTGA
- a CDS encoding response regulator transcription factor, with amino-acid sequence MEAIRVLLADDHTLFRRGIATMLSQMPGIEVIGEAANGSDVVTLANELVPDVILMDIKMPEQSGIEATRAILKENPHIGIILVTMFDDPESVFDGMRAGTRGYVLKEAEPEELRRAVEAAHRGEVMLCPVIARRVLDHFAGESQQALRPLPYEQLSQRELQVLQLAADGLTNRDIAQRLVISEKTAKNHIANIFSKLNVNDRTQAVIQALRMGLVTMSPAEPRQGRD; translated from the coding sequence TGACGACCACACGCTCTTTCGCAGGGGCATCGCCACGATGCTCAGCCAGATGCCTGGCATCGAAGTCATCGGAGAGGCGGCCAATGGAAGCGACGTGGTCACGCTGGCGAACGAGCTTGTGCCTGACGTGATCCTGATGGACATCAAGATGCCCGAGCAGAGCGGGATCGAAGCGACACGCGCGATCCTCAAGGAGAACCCGCACATCGGCATCATCCTCGTGACAATGTTCGATGACCCGGAGTCGGTCTTCGACGGCATGCGCGCCGGCACGCGTGGCTACGTGCTGAAGGAAGCGGAGCCAGAAGAGCTGCGCCGTGCGGTTGAGGCCGCCCACCGCGGTGAGGTGATGCTGTGCCCGGTGATTGCGAGGAGGGTGCTCGATCACTTCGCGGGCGAATCGCAGCAGGCGCTGCGCCCTCTTCCCTACGAGCAACTCAGTCAGCGGGAACTTCAAGTGCTACAGCTCGCCGCAGATGGACTCACCAATCGCGACATCGCGCAGCGGCTCGTTATCAGTGAGAAGACCGCCAAGAACCACATCGCCAACATCTTCTCGAAGCTCAACGTCAACGATCGGACGCAAGCCGTGATCCAGGCGTTGCGGATGGGCCTCGTGACGATGTCGCCGGCGGAACCGCGGCAGGGCCGCGACTGA
- a CDS encoding acyl carrier protein — protein MFTRVDIETGVGEAIEFATNGRVKATSIRPDMLLLGAEGSGAIALDLDSLEALDLTMSLEERFERDLPTDIDTSLVRTVRDLCNLVDMNVNIPGVSR, from the coding sequence GTGTTTACGCGAGTTGATATTGAGACGGGAGTAGGCGAAGCAATTGAGTTTGCAACAAACGGACGAGTAAAGGCCACCTCGATCCGCCCCGACATGTTGCTCCTCGGGGCGGAAGGATCAGGCGCAATCGCCTTAGATTTAGACTCGCTTGAGGCACTCGATCTCACCATGTCATTGGAGGAGCGATTTGAACGCGACCTGCCGACAGACATCGATACTTCTCTCGTGAGGACCGTGAGAGATCTGTGCAACTTGGTGGATATGAATGTCAACATTCCCGGGGTCAGCCGCTAA
- a CDS encoding VOC family protein gives MDVDQFVVSVNSERPEDLIAFYHDIVGLTPNPDAGPGAFMAGSSSFIALIIERHSGVRGATKDPDRVMLNFLIHDLASEESRLQSRGVTFVRTATEEPGFGIVATFVDPDGNHCQLMQLAS, from the coding sequence ATGGACGTGGATCAGTTCGTCGTCAGCGTCAACAGCGAGCGGCCGGAGGACTTGATCGCGTTCTATCACGACATCGTGGGCCTGACGCCGAATCCCGACGCCGGGCCGGGCGCGTTCATGGCGGGATCATCATCATTCATCGCGCTGATCATCGAACGCCATAGCGGCGTGCGGGGCGCGACGAAGGACCCCGACCGCGTGATGCTCAACTTTCTGATCCATGACCTCGCGTCGGAGGAGAGCCGCCTGCAGTCGCGCGGAGTAACCTTCGTCCGAACGGCGACAGAAGAGCCCGGATTCGGTATCGTCGCGACGTTCGTCGACCCGGATGGGAACCACTGCCAGCTCATGCAGCTCGCATCGTGA
- a CDS encoding pyridoxamine 5'-phosphate oxidase family protein, protein MTEQSDSPSTRDLLKSAIDRATAGAGPVMKVNFVDDEWVMSVHELEAFWQQHPVAGFCTVSSRGKPHVVPIEPELVDGTFTMSTFANAVRISDLRSNSQAALISWSGPWEVVVVYGKATIEPGEAEEMVTVRLVPSRIYCIRPPAWHHAAKA, encoded by the coding sequence ATGACCGAACAGTCAGATTCCCCAAGCACACGGGATCTCCTGAAGTCGGCCATAGATCGGGCGACAGCGGGGGCCGGGCCGGTAATGAAAGTGAACTTTGTAGACGACGAATGGGTGATGTCGGTTCATGAACTCGAAGCCTTTTGGCAGCAACACCCCGTCGCCGGTTTCTGCACTGTCTCGTCGCGGGGGAAGCCACACGTAGTGCCGATAGAACCCGAGCTGGTCGACGGCACTTTCACCATGAGTACGTTTGCGAACGCCGTTCGCATATCCGACCTGCGCTCGAATTCACAAGCCGCCCTGATCTCGTGGTCGGGTCCTTGGGAGGTGGTAGTCGTATACGGGAAGGCTACGATTGAGCCTGGCGAAGCGGAAGAAATGGTGACGGTCCGCTTGGTTCCCAGCCGAATCTACTGCATTCGGCCGCCGGCTTGGCACCACGCGGCCAAAGCGTGA
- a CDS encoding S8 family serine peptidase: MTIEHSRRSLLIVRVSALALMLVAIGAAPARPARSDAFDRDEIAIVSMKAQNPPVAPRTTLDRTRARNEIATLRDQVLRDVPPNSLSIIATYELIPAMVVKAPPPALDALASHPLVSAVSSNISVHADLQQSSLLINAPTVHQSLNRTGAGVVVAVLDSGIDSDHPLLADDLVYQRCFLLAGTCPGGGQVGGSAEDGNSHGTHVSGIVTASGTAPGIAPDAQIKAFKILDNAGNGTVADILSAYDEILAEHGDVRIINLSLGDGASHADGTCESFIPAFTDAVAASNAAGIVTFAASGNSTSKTGLAYPACLQGVASVGAVYDANVGAVAWSACMDLTTAADAVTCFSQSSAGLELLAPGARVTSTVVGGTGTWGGTSMASPMAAGAAALVLEAEPGLTPEQLRTRLKQRGKIIIDPANGVATCRVDALAAVLDDSAFPCDPAPGDADSDGLADVYEGAHACLDPLTPDATADPDGDGLENAQEEFLATDPCVHDTDGDGLGDGTEDTLGTDPLAPDSDGDGITDGGDLAQGTSPLSPDTDGDGFKDKPATSHAPLNANTDEDSCPTIANPDQQNSEGAAGNGPSLAGDDLTVPQSDATGDVCDLDDDNDGLADIDEQSADACGAFNLSETLHPNAARGDNTNDDNGNGIPAPPMGTDGTDDGPSWDTDNDGVRDGYECLRGTHPRDRLSKPGPLPDDSADADADGLLNGWERRQWGTAATVIDSDGDGMGDCREAADVDGNGALNSTGDLLAYAHAIFNNGPQTQDFDFDGSGVANSTGDFLAIAQRIFNAKPCL; this comes from the coding sequence GTGACGATCGAACACAGCCGTCGCTCACTTCTGATCGTTCGCGTTAGCGCGCTGGCGCTGATGTTGGTCGCGATTGGTGCTGCGCCCGCGCGTCCTGCCCGAAGCGATGCTTTCGACCGTGACGAGATCGCGATCGTGTCCATGAAGGCACAGAATCCTCCAGTCGCGCCTCGGACCACGCTTGATCGCACGCGCGCGCGAAACGAGATAGCAACGCTCCGCGACCAAGTCCTGCGCGACGTCCCACCGAATTCCCTGTCCATAATCGCGACGTACGAACTCATACCGGCGATGGTAGTCAAGGCGCCGCCCCCGGCCCTCGATGCATTGGCCAGCCATCCCCTTGTGTCCGCCGTTTCATCCAATATCAGCGTCCATGCCGATTTGCAGCAGTCATCCTTGCTCATCAATGCACCGACCGTGCACCAGTCGCTGAACCGCACCGGCGCCGGAGTCGTGGTCGCGGTGCTGGACAGCGGCATCGACTCCGATCATCCGCTCTTAGCCGACGACCTGGTGTACCAGAGGTGCTTCTTGCTGGCCGGGACGTGTCCCGGGGGTGGACAGGTGGGAGGCTCCGCGGAAGACGGCAACTCCCACGGCACCCACGTTTCAGGGATCGTGACGGCCTCCGGGACGGCGCCCGGCATCGCGCCCGATGCGCAGATCAAGGCGTTCAAAATCCTCGACAATGCAGGCAACGGCACTGTTGCAGACATTCTTTCTGCGTATGACGAAATTCTGGCGGAGCACGGCGATGTGCGCATCATCAACCTGAGTTTGGGCGATGGCGCCAGCCACGCCGACGGCACGTGCGAATCATTCATCCCGGCGTTCACCGATGCCGTCGCTGCCAGTAACGCTGCCGGCATCGTCACGTTTGCCGCATCCGGGAATAGCACGTCGAAGACGGGCCTCGCGTATCCCGCGTGCCTGCAGGGCGTGGCATCCGTCGGTGCCGTCTACGATGCTAACGTGGGCGCGGTGGCCTGGTCAGCCTGCATGGACCTCACGACGGCCGCCGACGCGGTGACCTGCTTTTCTCAATCCAGCGCCGGCTTGGAACTGCTCGCCCCCGGCGCGCGCGTTACGTCGACGGTCGTCGGTGGCACGGGCACATGGGGAGGGACCTCCATGGCCTCGCCGATGGCGGCCGGCGCCGCGGCGCTTGTCCTGGAGGCGGAGCCCGGCCTCACGCCCGAGCAGTTGCGCACGCGACTCAAGCAGCGCGGGAAGATCATCATCGATCCCGCAAACGGCGTCGCGACCTGCCGCGTCGACGCCCTGGCGGCCGTCCTCGACGACTCAGCCTTTCCGTGCGACCCGGCGCCGGGAGACGCTGACAGCGATGGCCTGGCTGATGTCTACGAGGGCGCCCACGCCTGCCTCGATCCGCTCACACCCGACGCAACGGCCGACCCGGACGGCGACGGCCTCGAGAACGCCCAGGAAGAGTTCCTCGCCACGGATCCTTGCGTTCACGATACCGATGGCGATGGGCTCGGCGACGGTACCGAGGATACGCTCGGCACCGACCCGCTCGCGCCAGACAGCGACGGCGACGGCATCACCGACGGCGGTGACCTCGCCCAGGGGACGAGTCCTCTCAGCCCCGACACCGATGGCGACGGGTTCAAGGATAAGCCAGCTACTTCGCACGCCCCCTTGAATGCAAACACTGACGAGGACAGCTGCCCCACCATCGCCAACCCGGATCAGCAGAATTCGGAAGGCGCCGCCGGCAATGGCCCATCTCTGGCCGGCGACGATCTCACGGTGCCGCAAAGCGATGCTACGGGCGATGTCTGCGACCTCGACGACGACAACGACGGTCTTGCCGACATCGACGAGCAATCCGCCGATGCGTGCGGCGCGTTCAACCTGAGTGAGACCCTGCATCCAAACGCCGCACGCGGCGACAACACCAACGATGACAACGGCAACGGCATCCCGGCGCCGCCCATGGGCACCGATGGCACGGACGACGGGCCGAGCTGGGACACCGACAACGACGGCGTGCGAGACGGCTATGAGTGCCTGCGGGGCACGCACCCCCGAGACCGCCTCAGCAAGCCCGGGCCGTTGCCTGATGACAGCGCTGATGCCGACGCCGATGGCCTGCTCAACGGGTGGGAGCGGCGGCAATGGGGTACGGCGGCCACCGTCATCGACAGCGACGGCGATGGCATGGGCGACTGCCGCGAGGCGGCCGACGTCGATGGGAACGGCGCTCTCAATTCGACCGGGGATCTACTCGCGTACGCGCATGCCATCTTCAACAATGGACCGCAGACCCAGGACTTCGATTTCGATGGAAGCGGCGTCGCGAACTCGACCGGCGACTTCTTGGCCATCGCCCAGCGTATCTTCAACGCGAAGCCTTGCCTCTAG